The following are encoded together in the Scytonema millei VB511283 genome:
- a CDS encoding 2TM domain-containing protein: MPPRWPRKPDRRDPAYRRLDDRMNFATHVAIFAAINSGLWFFHILKTTTWEWLPWLTGGWATVLLGHLIYIAAIANYSESTTPDTPPKST; encoded by the coding sequence ATGCCTCCTCGTTGGCCCCGTAAACCAGACCGCCGCGATCCTGCCTATCGACGTTTAGACGATCGCATGAACTTTGCTACCCACGTAGCGATTTTCGCTGCCATAAATTCCGGTCTGTGGTTCTTCCACATTCTCAAAACCACAACTTGGGAGTGGTTGCCTTGGTTAACAGGGGGATGGGCAACTGTATTATTAGGACATTTAATTTACATTGCCGCGATCGCTAACTATTCTGAATCAACTACGCCAGATACACCGCCCAAATCTACCTAG
- a CDS encoding TonB-dependent siderophore receptor: MYFEHRSLFPFWLISHRRTHVVEVLKDPASVLFGLGNPGGTINIVTKQPLREPFYAVEGTIGSYDFYRGAIDLSGPLNRSKTISYRLNAAYQDNKGFIDFQQDKIFFIAPVLSFDIGKNTKLTLEAEYRKWDFFFLLGQPAVGSVLPTGIGRLPRNLNYSESPIGDDNTFGITTSKAGHRLEHKFSRNWSIRNSFLASFYRANREFLYATSLDPDNRTLNRGYELGEYDDNIFNLDTNILGTFSTGSIQHQLLFGFDLYRVNEYRQQYVSGAAAPLDLFNPVYGQPIGPITDRGDTSTLTDSLGIYIQDQITLADNLKLLLGGRFDTFKQTTEDFIEDTEQEQTGDAFSPRLGIVYQPIEPISLYASYIRSFTPAIGRSFDNTQFQPERGTQYDVGIKADLNEQLSATLALYDLTRSNVLTDDPINEGFSIQTGKQNSQGIELNISGEILPGWNVFGGYAYTDARIKEDETFDVGNRLNNTPENAFNLWTTYEIQQGSLQGLGFGLGLYFVGERQGDLANTFQAPSYFRTDASIFYKRDRFRAALNFRNLFDTDYFEAALNRFRVFYGEPFTVQGTVSWEF; encoded by the coding sequence AGTCTTGAAAGATCCAGCTTCGGTATTATTTGGTTTGGGAAACCCAGGTGGAACGATTAACATCGTCACAAAACAGCCACTGCGCGAGCCGTTCTATGCAGTTGAAGGGACGATTGGCAGCTATGACTTTTATCGAGGCGCGATCGATTTGTCTGGACCGTTAAACAGGTCTAAAACAATCTCTTACCGACTCAATGCTGCATATCAAGATAACAAAGGATTTATCGATTTCCAACAAGATAAAATATTCTTTATCGCACCTGTTTTAAGCTTTGATATTGGTAAAAATACAAAGCTGACTCTAGAAGCAGAGTACCGCAAATGGGACTTTTTCTTCTTACTAGGTCAACCAGCAGTTGGTTCGGTTTTGCCTACTGGTATTGGCAGGTTACCCCGTAACTTGAATTATAGTGAATCTCCTATCGGAGACGATAACACTTTTGGGATTACGACAAGCAAAGCAGGCCATCGACTCGAACACAAGTTTAGCAGAAATTGGTCAATTAGAAATAGCTTCCTTGCCTCATTCTATCGTGCAAATCGGGAATTTTTATATGCTACAAGTCTCGACCCTGATAATCGCACCCTAAATCGTGGTTATGAGCTTGGTGAATATGATGACAACATCTTTAATTTAGACACAAATATTTTGGGTACTTTTTCCACTGGTTCTATTCAACACCAACTTCTATTTGGCTTTGATTTATATCGAGTCAATGAATATCGACAACAGTATGTCAGTGGAGCTGCTGCACCACTCGATCTCTTTAATCCCGTGTACGGTCAGCCAATAGGTCCTATTACTGATAGGGGTGATACTTCTACGCTGACAGATTCGCTGGGTATCTATATTCAAGACCAAATTACGCTAGCAGACAATCTCAAGTTACTACTGGGTGGTCGATTTGATACCTTTAAGCAAACCACAGAAGATTTCATTGAGGACACAGAACAAGAGCAAACTGGGGATGCTTTTAGTCCCCGCTTAGGTATCGTCTATCAGCCGATCGAGCCAATTTCTCTTTATGCCAGCTACATTCGATCGTTTACACCAGCAATCGGTAGATCCTTTGATAATACCCAATTCCAACCAGAACGGGGGACGCAATATGACGTTGGGATTAAAGCAGATTTGAACGAACAACTGTCTGCAACCCTTGCCTTATACGATTTAACTCGCTCTAATGTCTTAACTGATGACCCAATAAATGAAGGTTTTTCTATTCAAACAGGCAAGCAAAACAGCCAAGGTATCGAACTCAACATTTCGGGTGAAATTCTACCAGGATGGAACGTTTTCGGTGGCTATGCTTACACTGATGCACGGATTAAAGAAGATGAAACTTTTGATGTTGGCAATCGCCTCAATAATACACCAGAAAACGCTTTTAATTTATGGACAACCTATGAAATTCAACAAGGCTCCTTGCAAGGGTTGGGATTTGGCTTAGGATTGTATTTTGTGGGAGAACGACAAGGCGATCTAGCCAATACATTTCAAGCCCCGAGCTATTTTCGCACTGATGCCTCGATTTTTTACAAGCGCGATCGCTTCCGCGCCGCTCTAAATTTTAGGAATTTATTTGACACAGATTACTTTGAAGCAGCATTAAATAGATTTCGCGTATTCTATGGTGAACCATTCACCGTTCAAGGAACAGTTTCCTGGGAGTTTTAG
- a CDS encoding PAS domain S-box protein, whose translation MKDPLPSNETDRLHALQRYDILDTSPEQAFDDLTRLAAQICQTPTALISLVDADRQWFKSQVGLTVPETPRHIAFCDRAIAEHHLLIVPDACQDERFAENPLVTGEPKIRFYAGAPLVTSDNFALGTLCAIDYVPRELSPQQLEALEILARQVMTQLELRRNLIDLQQAHQQQRQTEFALRQSQERYRDLFENANDLIQSVTPDGRFIYVNRAWKETLGYSETELAELKIYDIIHPDSLCHCLEVFGRVMAGENFAQVETIFVTKQGEKIWVEGIINCQFVKSQPTATRGIFRNISDRKAAELALHDAYCQLETKVADRTAELVSINQQLHSEMAERHRAEAEVRLLQKIAQAIGDAQNFHAALGVALRQICEFTGWSYGEAWIPSAENDILQSSPAWYGRNYNVTSFRSSSKKFKFSPGVGLIGHVWRSQQPHWIPSLEDETEMAIVRSHLARAAGLKASLAIPIVADRAADKSEVLAVIAFFMSESCPEDRHQVEIVSTVATQLGGLMQRKRAEEGLHDSESRYRAVVKQTAEGIFLVDTETKRILEANDAFARFLGYAPERLLQLTLYDIFAGDRLTIDRTAQRALRGKNLFLGEVPHHRSNGSVAYAEVHLNSIFYGGKEVFCIVAHDVTERQQVQEALRQSEERLQAILDNSTALIYVKDLEGKYLTINSWYGILFHLDRTEAIGKTDYEIFPPEIAEVLRTNDRQVLETKSALDWEEVLPHDDGLHTYLSVKFPLFNAAGEPYAVGGISTDITERKRAEEALRSSLATNRALINAIPDLMFRMSGDGIFVNYKVSKAEELIVPPNQFLGKRIDEVLPPEIAQPTMYYIQQALTTGELQIFEYQLYTEDELRDYEARIVVSAENEVMAIVRNITDRKRTEAEMQHTLAKEKELSELKSRFVTMTSHEFRTPLTTILSSAELMEDFGSQWAEEKKLLHLRRIVTTVKHMNQLLDDVLLIGKAEAGKLECNPIKLDIVQFCRDLVEEMQMIADSHTIHLNSQCESSEVALDEKLLRHILINLLSNAIKYSPTSSVVSFNLNVEPEKVIFQVQDRGIGIPQSDREQLFQSFYRASNVGTISGTGLGLAIVKRAVDLHCGNIAVESEVGVGTTFVVSLPYESN comes from the coding sequence GTGAAAGATCCACTGCCTAGCAATGAAACAGATAGACTTCATGCCCTACAGAGGTACGATATTCTGGATACTTCACCAGAGCAGGCGTTTGACGATCTTACTCGTTTAGCTGCCCAAATTTGCCAGACTCCTACAGCACTCATTAGTTTGGTCGATGCCGATCGCCAATGGTTTAAGTCTCAAGTTGGTTTAACTGTTCCAGAAACTCCTCGTCATATCGCCTTTTGCGATCGGGCGATTGCAGAACATCACTTGCTGATCGTGCCTGATGCTTGTCAAGACGAGCGTTTTGCCGAGAACCCATTGGTGACTGGAGAACCCAAAATTCGGTTTTATGCGGGCGCACCGCTGGTGACATCGGACAATTTTGCTTTGGGAACTCTCTGCGCGATCGACTACGTACCTCGCGAGTTGAGTCCCCAACAATTAGAGGCTTTAGAAATTTTGGCGCGTCAGGTGATGACGCAGTTAGAACTGAGACGGAATTTGATCGATTTACAGCAGGCACATCAACAGCAGCGGCAAACTGAATTTGCCCTGCGACAGAGCCAAGAACGCTATCGAGATTTATTTGAAAATGCTAACGATTTGATTCAATCGGTTACGCCAGATGGCAGATTTATCTATGTCAACCGCGCCTGGAAAGAAACTCTTGGCTATAGTGAAACAGAACTTGCCGAGCTAAAAATCTACGATATTATTCATCCCGATAGCTTGTGTCACTGCCTAGAAGTATTTGGGCGTGTCATGGCTGGTGAGAACTTCGCGCAAGTTGAAACAATTTTTGTTACCAAGCAAGGCGAAAAGATTTGGGTTGAAGGTATCATTAACTGTCAATTTGTCAAGTCTCAGCCAACTGCGACTCGCGGAATTTTTCGTAATATTAGCGATCGCAAAGCTGCGGAATTAGCTCTACATGATGCTTATTGTCAGTTAGAAACCAAAGTTGCCGATCGCACTGCCGAACTGGTCAGCATCAACCAGCAACTCCATAGTGAAATGGCAGAACGTCACCGCGCCGAGGCAGAAGTCCGGTTGTTACAAAAAATCGCTCAGGCGATCGGAGATGCCCAAAACTTCCATGCTGCTTTGGGAGTGGCACTGCGTCAGATCTGCGAATTTACGGGTTGGAGTTATGGTGAGGCGTGGATTCCCAGTGCGGAAAACGATATCCTTCAGAGCAGTCCTGCTTGGTATGGCAGGAATTACAACGTCACAAGCTTCCGTAGTTCGAGTAAGAAATTTAAATTCTCCCCTGGGGTTGGTTTAATTGGTCATGTTTGGCGTTCTCAGCAACCGCATTGGATTCCGAGCCTAGAAGACGAGACCGAGATGGCGATCGTGCGCAGCCATTTGGCACGGGCTGCTGGTCTCAAAGCAAGTTTAGCTATTCCCATCGTCGCCGATCGCGCTGCGGACAAATCGGAAGTCTTGGCTGTCATTGCCTTTTTCATGTCCGAATCTTGCCCCGAGGATAGGCATCAAGTCGAGATCGTCTCAACTGTTGCTACCCAGCTAGGCGGATTAATGCAACGCAAACGAGCGGAAGAAGGACTGCATGACAGCGAATCTCGGTATCGTGCTGTGGTCAAGCAAACTGCTGAGGGGATTTTTCTCGTCGATACCGAGACAAAGCGTATTTTGGAAGCAAATGATGCTTTTGCGCGTTTCCTCGGTTATGCTCCCGAGCGACTTTTACAACTGACGCTATACGATATCTTTGCTGGCGATCGCCTGACAATCGATCGCACTGCCCAGCGCGCGCTGAGGGGAAAAAATCTATTCTTAGGAGAAGTGCCACATCATCGTAGCAATGGCAGCGTGGCTTATGCAGAAGTTCATCTCAATTCAATTTTTTATGGTGGCAAAGAAGTTTTTTGCATCGTTGCCCACGATGTGACAGAACGCCAGCAAGTCCAAGAGGCACTGCGGCAGAGCGAGGAGCGGCTGCAAGCAATTTTAGATAACTCTACGGCATTAATTTATGTCAAAGATTTAGAGGGCAAATATCTCACGATCAATTCTTGGTACGGGATTCTGTTCCATTTAGATCGAACTGAGGCAATTGGCAAAACTGACTACGAGATCTTCCCGCCAGAAATTGCTGAGGTGCTGCGAACCAACGATCGCCAGGTGTTAGAGACAAAATCGGCATTGGATTGGGAAGAGGTACTCCCCCACGATGACGGTTTGCATACTTACCTTTCAGTGAAGTTTCCCCTATTCAACGCTGCTGGCGAACCCTACGCTGTCGGGGGTATTTCTACCGATATTACCGAGCGCAAGCGAGCAGAAGAAGCTCTCCGTTCTAGCCTTGCTACTAACCGCGCTCTGATCAATGCAATTCCCGATTTAATGTTTCGCATGAGCGGTGATGGAATTTTTGTCAACTACAAAGTTTCTAAAGCAGAAGAGTTAATTGTTCCGCCAAACCAATTTTTGGGTAAACGAATTGATGAAGTGCTGCCACCAGAAATCGCTCAGCCAACAATGTATTACATTCAGCAAGCCTTAACTACGGGAGAATTGCAAATCTTTGAATACCAACTTTACACTGAAGACGAACTGCGCGATTACGAAGCGCGAATTGTCGTGAGTGCAGAAAATGAAGTGATGGCGATCGTCCGCAACATTACCGATCGCAAGCGCACCGAAGCGGAAATGCAGCACACGCTGGCTAAAGAAAAAGAACTGAGCGAACTCAAGTCTCGCTTTGTCACCATGACTTCTCACGAATTCCGCACGCCATTAACCACGATCTTGTCTTCAGCCGAATTGATGGAGGATTTTGGTTCTCAATGGGCGGAAGAAAAGAAACTTCTGCACTTACGGCGCATTGTCACTACCGTCAAGCACATGAATCAACTTTTAGATGATGTCTTGTTAATTGGGAAAGCCGAAGCGGGCAAACTAGAGTGTAACCCAATCAAGCTCGATATCGTCCAGTTCTGCCGCGATCTCGTGGAGGAGATGCAAATGATTGCTGACAGCCACACAATTCACTTGAATTCTCAATGTGAATCTAGCGAGGTGGCGTTGGATGAAAAGTTATTGCGCCATATTCTGATTAATTTACTATCAAATGCAATTAAATATTCTCCTACAAGCAGCGTCGTCAGTTTCAATCTGAATGTCGAGCCGGAAAAAGTTATATTTCAGGTGCAGGATCGCGGCATTGGAATTCCCCAGAGCGATCGCGAACAGTTGTTTCAATCCTTCTATCGAGCTAGCAATGTCGGCACGATTTCCGGTACGGGTTTGGGTTTAGCTATTGTCAAAAGAGCAGTCGATTTGCACTGCGGCAATATCGCTGTTGAAAGTGAAGTGGGAGTAGGAACAACTTTTGTAGTTTCTCTTCCTTATGAAAGCAATTAG
- a CDS encoding DUF3181 family protein gives MAKQSTSEVIEAIAAEIGENVYIDIAKWHLYLADAKLHTLLAEQLYPILTARSLSEDRVQQVLQNIPVKLGGGKKEIPLIDLIPARGQTDLMEILQKYQNDM, from the coding sequence ATGGCTAAACAAAGTACTTCAGAAGTTATTGAAGCGATCGCAGCAGAAATCGGCGAAAACGTATATATAGACATCGCCAAATGGCATCTTTATCTTGCCGATGCCAAACTTCATACCCTACTTGCCGAACAACTCTACCCCATTTTGACGGCGCGATCGCTCTCAGAAGATCGAGTCCAGCAAGTTTTACAGAATATCCCTGTCAAACTTGGGGGTGGGAAAAAAGAAATCCCCCTAATTGACTTGATACCAGCCCGAGGTCAAACTGACTTGATGGAGATTTTGCAGAAATACCAAAACGATATGTAA
- the murJ gene encoding murein biosynthesis integral membrane protein MurJ: MSNQQKSRTLAGIAGIVAIATLLSKLVALFRQQAIAAAFGTGIAANAYNYAYIIPSFFLILLGGVNGPIHTTIVSILEKRSKQEAAPLVESITTLVSGVLLLVSIALFLSADGLIYLVGPQLSQTAHAIAAEQLRIMSPMILLSGLIGIGFGTLNTANQYWLLSLSPVLSSITIILGLGILYLSLGSQIISPAYVAIGGQVLAWGTLAGALLQWIVQLIVQWRLRLGTLRLRFDFRSPAVQQAVKLMAPAVFASGMLQINLFTDYFFASGIPGAAAAFNYANLIVQTPLGIISNVILLPLFTILSRLADPLEWHNLKSRLRQGLVLTALTMLPLGALFAALAMPIVRIVYERGAFQQDDSQLVASILVAYGIGMFVYLGRDVLVRVFYALGDGETPFRVGLLNIFLNALLDFILIKPFGAPGITLATVGVNTISTLLFLGILHRKLHGLPLRQWSLPILGLIASGFTAGVASWGTLWSLQHVFGSQGLVLLLLQTIASGLVGIGIFALIATRMKLPEIDFLVARLTKRGVGSRE, from the coding sequence GTGTCTAATCAACAGAAATCTCGAACTTTAGCTGGAATTGCGGGGATTGTGGCGATCGCCACCCTGCTGAGTAAATTAGTTGCCTTGTTTCGCCAACAGGCGATCGCGGCGGCTTTCGGTACGGGTATAGCTGCTAATGCCTACAACTATGCCTATATCATTCCTAGTTTCTTTTTAATCTTGCTGGGAGGCGTGAATGGACCGATCCACACCACGATTGTCAGCATCTTAGAAAAGCGTAGCAAACAGGAAGCTGCTCCCCTAGTGGAAAGCATCACAACTTTAGTGAGCGGAGTGTTGTTGCTCGTATCCATCGCCCTGTTCTTATCGGCAGATGGATTAATTTATTTGGTGGGTCCGCAATTGAGCCAGACAGCCCACGCGATCGCCGCCGAGCAATTGCGAATTATGTCGCCGATGATTTTACTATCGGGATTAATTGGGATTGGTTTTGGCACGCTCAATACTGCCAATCAATACTGGTTACTGTCTCTCAGTCCCGTACTTTCTAGCATCACGATTATTTTAGGGCTGGGAATCTTATACTTGTCCTTGGGAAGCCAAATTATTTCTCCTGCTTACGTGGCGATCGGCGGGCAAGTTTTAGCCTGGGGAACGCTAGCAGGGGCATTATTACAGTGGATCGTACAACTGATCGTGCAGTGGCGGTTACGACTCGGTACGCTGCGGCTGCGGTTCGATTTTCGCTCTCCTGCCGTGCAGCAAGCAGTTAAGTTAATGGCTCCGGCTGTTTTTGCTTCAGGAATGCTACAAATTAATCTGTTCACTGATTATTTCTTTGCTTCCGGCATTCCTGGGGCTGCTGCTGCTTTCAACTACGCTAACTTGATCGTTCAGACTCCCCTTGGCATCATTTCCAATGTTATTTTGCTCCCCTTATTTACAATTCTCTCTCGTCTTGCCGATCCGTTGGAGTGGCACAATCTGAAATCGCGACTGCGCCAGGGATTGGTTCTGACGGCTCTCACGATGCTGCCTTTGGGAGCTTTGTTTGCGGCTCTAGCGATGCCAATCGTCCGCATTGTTTACGAACGCGGAGCCTTTCAACAAGACGATTCGCAGCTCGTAGCTTCAATTTTAGTTGCCTACGGCATTGGTATGTTTGTCTACTTAGGGCGCGATGTCTTGGTACGAGTATTTTACGCCTTGGGAGATGGAGAAACGCCCTTCCGCGTTGGTTTGTTAAATATCTTCCTTAACGCCCTGCTAGATTTTATCCTCATCAAACCTTTTGGTGCGCCTGGAATTACACTGGCAACGGTAGGAGTCAATACGATCTCGACGCTGCTGTTTTTGGGCATCTTGCATCGGAAACTCCACGGTTTACCATTGCGGCAATGGAGTTTACCCATTTTAGGTTTAATTGCCAGTGGTTTTACCGCAGGAGTCGCTAGCTGGGGGACTCTTTGGAGTTTGCAACATGTCTTCGGCAGTCAGGGATTAGTTTTACTACTGCTGCAAACGATCGCTTCTGGGTTAGTAGGCATCGGAATTTTTGCCCTCATCGCCACTCGAATGAAATTGCCAGAAATCGATTTTTTAGTGGCTCGACTAACTAAGAGGGGAGTCGGGAGTCGGGAGTAG
- a CDS encoding hybrid sensor histidine kinase/response regulator — protein sequence MSRILVIEDELSVRENILARLEAEGFDTLDAENGLKGYQMALAHKPDLIICDVMMPEMDGYGVLTMVRQNPLTASTPFIFLTAKADKLDVRQGMEMGADDYISKPFTRTELLGAIAARLQKQAFVAQQSEKKLAELRRSITDALPQELLLPLSEVLSFSKVLVESYDTIKPQELLETAQNLHNSSQRLQRMIENFIMYAQIELLATNPEELQALRSCQTLNPSDIIFAIAIQKAKQYQREADLILQVANSNVKIAKRDLKKAIEEIIDNAFKFSEAGTSVHVKAATEKDGFKISITNYGRAMSNEQIASIGGYMQFERKFYDQQGLGLGLILAKRITELHGGKLFIESGGTEVKTTVSVLLQR from the coding sequence ATGAGCCGAATTTTAGTGATTGAAGACGAACTATCAGTTAGAGAAAATATACTCGCTCGTTTGGAAGCAGAAGGATTTGATACTCTTGATGCAGAAAATGGGTTGAAGGGCTATCAGATGGCGTTGGCACATAAGCCAGATTTGATTATTTGTGACGTAATGATGCCAGAAATGGATGGCTATGGTGTCTTAACTATGGTGCGTCAAAATCCACTTACAGCATCAACTCCATTTATTTTTTTGACGGCTAAAGCCGATAAATTAGATGTGCGTCAAGGCATGGAAATGGGGGCAGATGACTACATCAGCAAACCATTTACCCGCACGGAATTATTAGGTGCGATCGCAGCAAGATTGCAAAAGCAAGCGTTTGTTGCCCAACAGTCAGAAAAAAAGCTAGCCGAGTTACGCAGAAGTATTACCGATGCTCTGCCGCAAGAATTGTTGTTACCTTTAAGCGAAGTCTTATCTTTCTCTAAAGTTCTAGTTGAAAGTTACGATACAATCAAACCTCAAGAACTGTTAGAAACAGCCCAAAATTTACATAATTCTTCTCAACGCCTGCAAAGAATGATTGAGAATTTTATTATGTACGCTCAAATTGAACTATTAGCAACTAATCCCGAAGAACTCCAAGCTTTACGCAGTTGTCAAACCCTTAATCCTAGCGATATTATCTTTGCTATAGCAATTCAAAAGGCAAAACAATATCAACGCGAAGCAGATTTAATTTTACAAGTTGCTAATTCTAACGTCAAAATTGCGAAGCGAGACTTGAAGAAAGCGATCGAAGAAATTATCGACAATGCTTTCAAATTCTCTGAAGCTGGTACCTCTGTTCATGTCAAAGCTGCGACTGAAAAAGATGGGTTCAAAATTAGTATTACTAACTACGGACGCGCTATGTCTAACGAACAAATTGCTAGTATTGGCGGTTATATGCAATTCGAGCGCAAATTTTACGACCAACAGGGTTTAGGCTTGGGTTTAATTTTGGCAAAACGCATCACAGAATTACATGGAGGTAAATTATTTATTGAAAGTGGCGGGACAGAAGTGAAAACAACTGTAAGCGTGTTGTTGCAACGTTAA
- the argJ gene encoding bifunctional ornithine acetyltransferase/N-acetylglutamate synthase — MAWHEISGGITAPRGYKAAGIRAGLKPSGLPDLALILSDVEAIAAGVFTTSQVRAACVDYCKQRLQDKPSARAILCNAGQANAATGSQGWLDALECAMALGQALSISSESVLLASTGVIGKRIVMDKMHAGIPQLVAEASETGGDAAAQAIVTTDLVTKSIALETTMGDRPVRMGGIAKGSGMIHPNMATMLAFVTCDAAVSPALWQHMLSRAADKSFNQITVDGDTSTNDCLIALANGQSRTPAITEMGAEAEKLEAMLTAVCQHLAKAIARDGEGATCLIEVQVTGAADGKAARQVAKTIAGSSLVKSAIFGRDPNWGRIAAAAGRAGIPFQQENLRIQLGDFLLMENGQPRDFDRAAASAYLKQKAAKQPQVETVSTAQSNELLAVKDGETTAFERQSGGDRFQDETVTISVSIGNGSGSGIAWGCDLSYDYVKINAEYTT, encoded by the coding sequence ATGGCATGGCATGAGATAAGTGGTGGAATCACTGCGCCAAGAGGTTACAAGGCAGCGGGTATTAGAGCAGGATTAAAACCTTCAGGACTACCAGATTTAGCTCTAATTTTGTCAGATGTAGAAGCGATCGCCGCAGGTGTTTTTACGACTTCTCAAGTCCGTGCTGCTTGTGTCGATTACTGCAAGCAAAGATTGCAAGACAAACCCAGTGCTAGGGCAATTCTTTGCAATGCAGGGCAAGCTAATGCTGCAACGGGTTCTCAAGGCTGGTTGGATGCCCTAGAGTGTGCGATGGCACTAGGGCAAGCGTTGAGTATTTCCTCAGAATCGGTGTTGCTAGCCTCTACTGGGGTGATTGGCAAAAGAATTGTGATGGATAAAATGCACGCTGGCATTCCTCAACTGGTTGCCGAAGCTTCTGAAACAGGTGGAGATGCTGCTGCACAAGCGATCGTCACTACAGATTTGGTCACAAAATCCATTGCTTTAGAGACAACAATGGGCGATCGCCCCGTTCGGATGGGTGGCATTGCTAAGGGTTCGGGTATGATCCATCCAAACATGGCGACGATGCTAGCCTTTGTCACCTGCGATGCGGCTGTCTCTCCCGCATTATGGCAGCATATGCTAAGTCGAGCTGCCGACAAAAGTTTTAACCAAATTACTGTCGATGGCGATACCAGCACCAACGATTGTTTAATTGCTTTGGCAAACGGACAATCGCGCACCCCAGCCATTACCGAGATGGGTGCAGAGGCAGAAAAGTTAGAAGCAATGCTCACAGCTGTGTGTCAACACTTAGCCAAAGCGATCGCCCGCGATGGAGAGGGTGCAACCTGTTTAATTGAAGTACAAGTCACAGGAGCAGCCGACGGAAAAGCCGCGCGTCAGGTAGCAAAAACGATTGCTGGCTCATCTTTGGTTAAATCAGCTATATTTGGACGCGATCCTAATTGGGGTAGAATTGCAGCTGCGGCGGGACGTGCGGGAATTCCCTTTCAGCAAGAAAACCTCAGAATTCAACTGGGAGATTTTCTCTTAATGGAAAACGGACAACCCCGAGACTTCGATCGCGCCGCCGCCAGTGCCTATTTAAAGCAAAAAGCAGCCAAACAGCCTCAAGTAGAAACTGTTAGTACTGCTCAGAGTAATGAATTATTAGCGGTTAAAGACGGAGAAACAACAGCTTTCGAGCGTCAAAGTGGAGGCGATCGCTTTCAAGACGAAACCGTCACGATCTCTGTCAGTATTGGCAATGGTTCCGGCTCTGGCATAGCCTGGGGCTGCGATCTCAGCTACGACTACGTGAAAATTAACGCTGAGTATACAACATAA